AATATAGGTCGATTCCGGTATCCGGTGTATAATCTGTTGTTTGCATTTGCAGGCTTGAGATGCCTTGAGTAACGACCCATGGCTTATAGGAATCGAATGCATCTCCTGCAAGACCATTCGCTTTCAGAAGCGCAACAACTTTGTTATAGGTATCAGCGGATACGTGATCCTTGAGCTTGGTTCCATCTGTATAGGAGCCTTTCTCCGAAAGGAACTTTTGAATCTCAGTTTGATCAACCTTGGATAAGTCAACTTCGACGCCAAGATATTGAGACGCCTCAAAGGCAGCTTCAATTTCCGGGCGCAGCGGGTACATTTTGTCGTTAGCCACATGGATAGAACCAAGCAGATAGACGATGTTGCCGTTGTTCTCCACTTTCCATAAGAATCCGGTGCTGCCTGCAGCCTGCTTATTGGCAACAAAGATGATGGTGCGGAGCGCCGCACTCCATTCCACTTTATAGCCGATCGTTTCTCCGATAAAGCGGACAGGAACATAGGTGACATTGTTGATGGTTTTAGGTGCCACCTCTAGTTTTTTCTTCTCCCCGTTTACCGTTGCTGTTGTGCTGCCGATAGTTAGTGAGAGGGCCAGTCCATTTTTGGTACCCGTTACGGTTTGGGTCTTTTTATTCCAATTAATATTTACATTAAGCGTCTCTAGGAGTGGACGCATAGGAACCAAGGTAGTTCCTTTTTCTACAACTGGGTTAGCATTGCCTAACTTTACTTCGGTTCCATCAATCCATACACCGACAGGCTTTTCAGCAGCATGCGCAGTGGTAAAGACTGACATAACCATGAAAATGGATAAAAATAATGCACCTAGCTTTTTCATTAATAGGACACTCCGTTTCTAAAAAGAATGAAAGATGTAAGTCACTCTCTGATTTTAACGTATTTTCCCATAAACAGTTATACGTTTTGTTACTATATTGATTTAATTCCTATCGTTGTGGCAACGGGATTGATCGATGGTGTTCGGGCAGGTCACGGATTTTATCATGTCTCGATCGGGGAGAGGCATTCTCAATCTAGCGGATTATGCGATCAACATCGGGATGATCCTGCTCGTCTTATATATGACAGTGAGATTCGTGAACAAGCGGGTCTGTCACACGCATTGAGAAATTATTCTCTTATCTTTATAGATTCCTTAGAAGTTCCTGTTACGATGTCTCTGCATGGTAAGAGAACGACATAATAACGGATTTCAAAGGAGGAGAACATTCAACATGCAAGCAACGAAACGATTAACAGGTATCATTTCCCTGGGCCTAGCATTTTCACTATTACTATCGCCAGTGAGCGCCTCGGCGACCGCGCAGAAAAATACGGGGTCGAAGGAGAATATTCAAGAGATTAAATCTTTGACGTCATCGGACTATAAAGATTTAGCGTTTCTGAAGCCGATCTTGAAAGATAAGACGGTCGTTAGCCTTGGCGAGAACTTTCACCGTGTCGCAGAATACAGCAGCATGAAGACAAGGTTGATCAAATATTTACACGAAGAGCTGGATTTTGACGTGATTGCATTTGAGTCGGGCCTTGGGGATTCCTTCATGACGTATGAGAATGCAGGAACATGGACATCGCAACAAATGATGGAGCGTTCAATTTTTCCCATCTGGCATTCCAAGGAGACGCTGAATTTATTCGATTACATCAAGAAGAAGCAAGGGACGAACGATCCCTTATATCTAGCAGGTTATGACATGCAGTTCACATCAGGGTACTTAACGCAATTTATTGCCGGATGGATTGCCAAGGTAGACAAGGATCAGGGCGAGAATTATTTCAACTTCGAAATGCAAGCGATGACGGATTTCTATAAGGTGCTCAACCAATATGGCATGGACGATAGTCATCCGGAGGCGAAAGCAGAAATCAAGAAGGTGAAGGATGCGTACGAACCGAAATACAAGGCGTTGATCCAGTTCATCCAAGAGAACAAAGAACAACTTGCAGCCGCCTACCCTGCGGACCCGCGGATGGTGGATATCGCTGTCAAGACGTTGGCGGATCGGGTCAAATTCATCGAGATGGGGATGTACGATACGAAGGAAAGCTATGAATTCCGTGATCGGATCATGGCTGACAACGTGGAGTGGTTAATGAAGGTGATGTATCCCGGCAAAAAAGTGATTTTATGGGCGCATAACGATCATCTGGCGAAGAAT
The window above is part of the Paenibacillus sp. FSL K6-0276 genome. Proteins encoded here:
- a CDS encoding TraB/GumN family protein: MKKLGALFLSIFMVMSVFTTAHAAEKPVGVWIDGTEVKLGNANPVVEKGTTLVPMRPLLETLNVNINWNKKTQTVTGTKNGLALSLTIGSTTATVNGEKKKLEVAPKTINNVTYVPVRFIGETIGYKVEWSAALRTIIFVANKQAAGSTGFLWKVENNGNIVYLLGSIHVANDKMYPLRPEIEAAFEASQYLGVEVDLSKVDQTEIQKFLSEKGSYTDGTKLKDHVSADTYNKVVALLKANGLAGDAFDSYKPWVVTQGISSLQMQTTDYTPDTGIDLYFTQKAGKLNKPVIELENMQLQLNMFDQFSDGLQEKLLVDTLDSLNQTNNTSATASLDALSQMWMQGDEQSLVAMTQGVAKEPEYYKGLVSDRNANMVKHVKEFLNSDKKATYLVIVGALHMLGDDGIVTQLQKDGFTVVKQ
- a CDS encoding erythromycin esterase family protein; protein product: MQATKRLTGIISLGLAFSLLLSPVSASATAQKNTGSKENIQEIKSLTSSDYKDLAFLKPILKDKTVVSLGENFHRVAEYSSMKTRLIKYLHEELDFDVIAFESGLGDSFMTYENAGTWTSQQMMERSIFPIWHSKETLNLFDYIKKKQGTNDPLYLAGYDMQFTSGYLTQFIAGWIAKVDKDQGENYFNFEMQAMTDFYKVLNQYGMDDSHPEAKAEIKKVKDAYEPKYKALIQFIQENKEQLAAAYPADPRMVDIAVKTLADRVKFIEMGMYDTKESYEFRDRIMADNVEWLMKVMYPGKKVILWAHNDHLAKNTSKIETKEQGKWINSFTSMGELLHKKLKDKVYVMGLYMNSGKASTITTQKIFDIQPMPKGSLEQLMMQSGYKIAFADLSKHKSPNKNNAWMFKPIYASEDGMTSEIIMPMSMRFIPKEQYDGIIVFDKVKEPTTKL